A single region of the Bacteroidales bacterium genome encodes:
- a CDS encoding 6-phosphofructokinase — translation MKESIVIVAGGGPAPGINTVISAIAKVFLKDGYRVIGVHEGYKTIFTPNPKLQEFDFELADKIKNQGGSALLMSRHKPNDDEFNTDFFVKNNVRLLVTIGGDDTASTANRISKYLSNHHVKIQNIHVPKTIDNDLPLPEGQPTFGYQSAKEEGVRIASTIYEDARTSGNWFVISAMGREAGHLAFGIGGACHFPMIIIPEMFNKSTISFDKITRMIISSIIKRKILGISYGVAIISEGVFHFMTDEEIESTDINFTYDDHGHPELGNVSKSHIFNLLLQRRLKELNISVKSRPEELGYELRCVTPSAFDLMYCSLLGIGVKKLFDEGLTACMVTSDPKGDIHPLFLKDVADEKGKVKPRMVNIYSQKVMMVYNHNMQFITENDYEAARKYIPDPENYDFNKILNW, via the coding sequence ATGAAAGAATCCATTGTCATAGTTGCCGGCGGAGGCCCCGCGCCAGGCATCAACACGGTGATCAGCGCCATCGCAAAAGTATTTCTGAAAGACGGATACCGGGTTATCGGGGTGCATGAAGGTTATAAGACGATATTTACCCCGAATCCCAAATTACAGGAATTCGATTTTGAACTGGCCGACAAAATCAAAAACCAGGGAGGCTCGGCGCTGCTCATGAGCCGTCATAAACCGAATGACGATGAATTCAATACTGATTTTTTCGTAAAAAATAACGTCAGGCTGCTTGTCACCATTGGTGGAGATGATACCGCATCGACAGCTAACCGGATCTCAAAATACCTGTCGAACCACCACGTGAAGATCCAGAATATCCATGTGCCCAAAACTATCGACAATGACCTTCCTTTGCCTGAAGGACAGCCCACTTTCGGCTACCAGTCGGCAAAAGAAGAAGGGGTCCGGATTGCTTCGACCATTTACGAAGATGCCCGCACCAGCGGCAACTGGTTCGTGATCTCGGCCATGGGCAGGGAAGCCGGCCACCTGGCATTCGGCATTGGCGGCGCCTGCCATTTTCCCATGATCATCATCCCCGAGATGTTCAATAAATCAACCATCTCTTTCGATAAGATCACCCGGATGATCATCTCTTCCATCATCAAAAGAAAAATTCTCGGCATCAGTTATGGCGTGGCCATTATCAGCGAAGGCGTTTTTCATTTTATGACCGATGAAGAGATCGAATCCACAGATATCAATTTTACTTATGACGATCACGGCCATCCCGAGCTGGGAAATGTGAGCAAGTCCCATATCTTTAACCTGTTGTTGCAGCGCAGGCTCAAGGAACTGAACATCTCTGTGAAGAGCCGCCCGGAAGAGCTGGGTTACGAATTGCGTTGCGTCACCCCTTCCGCTTTCGACCTGATGTATTGTTCCCTGCTGGGTATTGGAGTCAAAAAATTATTCGATGAAGGACTAACTGCTTGTATGGTTACTTCTGACCCAAAAGGGGATATACATCCTCTGTTCCTGAAGGATGTGGCCGACGAGAAAGGAAAAGTGAAACCCAGGATGGTTAACATCTACTCCCAGAAGGTGATGATGGTGTACAACCATAATATGCAGTTTATTACGGAAAACGATTACGAAGCCGCCAGGAAGTACATTCCTGATCCTGAAAATTATGATTTCAACAAGATCCTGAACTGGTAA
- a CDS encoding MMPL family transporter has protein sequence MSQFLVRFILRNRLANLIVILCLTMIMGYLATGLKISYDFNQMLPPSDSTSIEYQHFKEIFGEDGAVMFIGIKSDKLFSLKQFNDWWDLTYSIKAMEGVGEVVSLARIYQLEKDDSLRKLNFNLVFRDKPRSQAELDSLRDVVLSIPFYQGFLINKKTGATMMMVTLDKDKLKNKNRVRLVGDIVDLTNRFGENHDIQVHYSGLPYIRIKVAEKLQKEQVIFVVAALILTVLILLVFFRSFKIALFTLLIVLINVAWILGLNVLLGYKVTILTAIIPPLLIVIVVENCIFMLTKFHHEFRLHGNKVKALSRMIQRLGTTNLLTNAATAAGFATFIITGNKILVEFGILASISILTAYVLTLFLVPIIFSYLPAPKSRHVAHLESGLVLHIITRVVRIVEHKRTLIYVIAILLVIIGFAGITRLKSVGRIVDDITRRDPIYRDMAFIEENFKGVMPFEISIDTEKKRGVMKYSTIEKIDEVQKVLSEYPEISKSLSITDVVKFARQAFYNGDTSYYGLPNTQELNFMIRYLPKMEEGKRTILNSFLDTNMQVTRITSQLANISTVDIQRIKDDIKPRIDSIFPPSDYKVILTGTSIVYLEGSKYLVKHLAMSLILAIILISALMAMLFSSARMIIISLIPNLIPLIMTAGMMGFLGINIKPSTILIFSIALGISVDNAIQYLSRYRLYLMFNNWKIKPSVISALKETGFSMIYSSSVLFFGFAIFIFSSFGGTSALGYLISFTLLMALLCNLFILPSFLLSLDKHLTTKKFKEPLLDYFDEEIDIEMEELEIENKEQKGKNI, from the coding sequence ATGTCCCAGTTCCTGGTCAGATTCATTCTGCGCAATAGGCTTGCCAACCTTATAGTTATCCTGTGCCTGACAATGATCATGGGTTACCTGGCCACTGGTCTTAAGATTTCTTATGATTTCAACCAGATGCTTCCGCCTTCTGATTCGACCAGTATCGAGTACCAACATTTCAAAGAAATTTTTGGAGAAGATGGAGCGGTCATGTTCATCGGTATTAAGAGCGATAAGTTATTCTCCCTGAAACAATTTAACGACTGGTGGGACCTTACTTATTCGATTAAAGCGATGGAAGGGGTGGGAGAAGTGGTTTCGCTGGCCAGGATCTATCAATTGGAGAAAGATGACAGTTTGCGAAAGCTCAATTTCAACCTGGTTTTCCGTGACAAACCGAGAAGCCAGGCTGAACTTGACAGTTTAAGGGATGTAGTTTTGTCAATCCCGTTTTATCAGGGTTTTCTGATCAATAAAAAGACAGGTGCCACGATGATGATGGTCACCCTCGACAAAGATAAACTGAAGAATAAAAACAGGGTCAGGCTGGTCGGAGACATCGTAGATCTTACCAATAGATTCGGGGAAAATCATGATATCCAGGTTCATTATTCAGGCCTGCCATATATCAGGATTAAAGTCGCGGAAAAATTACAGAAAGAACAGGTCATTTTTGTCGTCGCAGCCTTAATCCTTACCGTGCTGATCCTGCTTGTATTCTTTCGTTCTTTCAAGATCGCACTTTTTACCCTGCTCATCGTTTTGATCAATGTGGCATGGATCCTTGGGTTAAATGTCCTGCTGGGTTACAAAGTGACAATACTCACCGCGATCATTCCGCCTTTGCTCATTGTAATTGTGGTGGAAAACTGCATCTTCATGCTCACCAAGTTCCACCATGAATTCAGGCTTCACGGCAACAAGGTAAAAGCGCTGTCGAGGATGATCCAGCGTCTCGGAACCACAAACCTGCTTACCAATGCGGCAACTGCAGCCGGTTTCGCCACCTTTATCATCACAGGGAATAAAATCCTGGTGGAATTTGGTATCCTGGCTTCCATCAGTATCCTGACCGCCTATGTGCTCACTTTATTCCTTGTACCGATCATCTTCAGTTATCTTCCTGCCCCGAAATCACGCCATGTGGCTCATTTGGAGTCAGGCCTGGTCCTTCATATCATTACCAGGGTTGTCAGAATTGTGGAACACAAAAGGACCCTGATTTACGTGATTGCCATACTGTTGGTCATCATTGGCTTTGCAGGTATCACCAGGCTGAAAAGCGTCGGGAGGATAGTGGATGATATTACCCGCCGCGACCCGATTTACCGCGATATGGCTTTCATCGAAGAGAATTTCAAAGGTGTCATGCCTTTCGAGATATCCATCGATACAGAAAAGAAGCGAGGGGTTATGAAATATTCGACTATTGAAAAAATAGACGAGGTGCAGAAAGTACTTTCGGAATATCCGGAAATTTCCAAATCATTATCTATCACCGATGTGGTAAAATTTGCCCGCCAGGCGTTTTACAACGGTGATACAAGCTATTACGGCCTGCCCAACACCCAGGAACTGAATTTCATGATAAGGTATCTTCCCAAAATGGAGGAGGGCAAACGTACCATATTAAATTCGTTCCTGGATACCAATATGCAGGTTACGCGCATCACCTCGCAATTAGCCAATATTTCTACCGTTGATATACAAAGGATCAAGGATGATATAAAACCCCGCATCGACTCTATTTTCCCGCCCTCTGATTATAAGGTGATCCTTACGGGAACAAGCATTGTTTATCTGGAGGGATCCAAATACCTGGTGAAACACCTGGCAATGAGTCTTATCCTTGCCATTATCCTGATCTCGGCTTTAATGGCCATGCTTTTCAGTTCGGCACGAATGATCATCATTTCACTCATTCCCAACCTGATCCCCCTGATCATGACAGCCGGTATGATGGGTTTCCTGGGTATCAACATTAAACCATCCACCATACTTATCTTCAGCATTGCTTTAGGTATTTCTGTGGATAATGCTATTCAGTATTTGTCACGGTACCGGCTTTATCTTATGTTCAATAACTGGAAGATCAAGCCCTCAGTCATTTCCGCTTTAAAGGAGACCGGATTCAGCATGATCTACTCCTCCAGCGTGCTGTTTTTCGGTTTCGCCATTTTCATCTTTTCCTCTTTTGGCGGAACTTCAGCTCTGGGATACCTGATCTCCTTTACTTTGCTGATGGCCTTACTATGCAACCTTTTTATTCTTCCATCCTTTCTCTTAAGTCTTGACAAACATCTTACAACCAAGAAGTTCAAGGAACCTCTTCTCGACTATTTTGATGAAGAAATAGACATTGAAATGGAAGAACTGGAAATTGAAAACAAGGAGCAAAAAGGAAAAAACATTTAA